The proteins below come from a single Limnobaculum xujianqingii genomic window:
- a CDS encoding FUSC family protein, with protein MNISWLEWKNTPWGKATQAQWRYALRNAIAMCLALGVAFLLDLDAPYWAMTSAAVVSFPTIGGVISKSIGRILGSLLGALASMLIAGTCLNDPWLFTFAIAGWLSLCTYVSNHYQNNVSYAFALAGYTAAIITFSLTDSTDSLQVFNTTQARVCEVVTGIICGAVMMMILPSTSDGSTLLDSLKKIHNRLLEHAESLWQAEITPQVRTSHEGIISQILTMNVLRIQAVWSHYRLRRRNNILNYMLHQQLRLTSVISGIRRLMINWPDRPENLSEVLHRLLAELGKPDTNKYRLANILQEIYPADKSDFRHHTVWLRLRHFCWLYLQSSRWLLRLEASAPDSDLQPPKVKSIAQHTDSIEAAYNALRTFLCIVIGCAYWINTQWDAGASALTLTAISCVLYSATVSPINSVMTLIKAIVLLSIVCYMVKFGLMIQINDFWVFCAFLLPVLLTMQMLKLQHPRYASLWGQLIVFMGSFLTITNPPDYDFSSYINDDFGKLAGVILAGAAFQILRPSSDKVKSRRIIRALRRDFMGQLSQKPSQTESYFESMVYHRISQLTQSKDEQVRIWVLRWGVVLLNCSHVVWQLREWEIRSDPLVVVREVCIRCLKGIMTEKGVQQRSLEVALEELLKMSTVLSRHHDASARELAGLIWRLYCSLSQLQQASSGMPGTLSEQTKPV; from the coding sequence GTGAATATTTCCTGGCTTGAATGGAAAAATACCCCTTGGGGAAAAGCAACTCAAGCACAGTGGCGCTATGCTTTACGCAACGCTATAGCCATGTGTCTGGCTCTTGGCGTTGCCTTTTTGCTGGATTTAGATGCACCTTACTGGGCCATGACCTCCGCTGCAGTCGTCAGCTTTCCTACTATTGGTGGGGTTATCAGTAAAAGCATTGGGCGTATTTTGGGTAGCCTGTTAGGAGCTCTGGCTTCAATGCTGATTGCAGGCACATGTTTGAACGATCCCTGGCTTTTTACCTTTGCTATTGCTGGCTGGCTATCCTTATGTACCTATGTCTCTAACCATTACCAGAACAATGTCTCATATGCTTTTGCTCTGGCTGGCTATACTGCCGCCATTATTACCTTCTCCCTGACGGACAGTACTGACTCTCTTCAAGTTTTTAATACCACTCAGGCTCGTGTGTGCGAAGTGGTTACCGGTATTATCTGCGGTGCCGTCATGATGATGATTTTACCCAGTACTTCTGATGGTTCCACACTGCTTGATTCACTGAAAAAAATACATAACCGCCTGTTGGAACACGCAGAAAGCTTATGGCAGGCTGAAATTACCCCTCAGGTACGAACTTCTCATGAAGGTATCATTAGCCAAATTCTGACCATGAACGTATTGAGAATTCAGGCTGTCTGGAGCCACTATCGTTTGCGCCGACGTAATAATATTCTCAACTATATGCTGCACCAGCAATTACGGCTTACCAGCGTCATTTCCGGTATTCGTCGTTTAATGATCAACTGGCCGGATCGGCCTGAAAATCTGTCTGAAGTTTTACATCGTTTACTGGCCGAGCTTGGCAAGCCTGACACCAATAAGTATCGTCTGGCTAACATTTTACAGGAAATATATCCCGCAGATAAAAGCGACTTTCGCCATCACACTGTCTGGTTACGGTTGCGTCACTTTTGCTGGCTCTATTTACAATCCAGTCGTTGGTTGCTTCGTCTGGAAGCTTCAGCGCCTGATAGTGACCTGCAACCACCGAAAGTCAAAAGCATCGCTCAACATACTGACTCTATCGAAGCCGCTTATAATGCATTAAGAACCTTTTTATGTATTGTGATCGGTTGTGCCTATTGGATAAATACTCAATGGGATGCAGGCGCATCTGCATTAACATTAACGGCTATCAGTTGTGTTCTTTATTCTGCTACAGTCTCTCCCATTAATAGCGTAATGACGTTAATTAAGGCCATCGTACTGCTTTCCATTGTCTGCTATATGGTTAAGTTTGGCCTGATGATTCAAATCAATGACTTCTGGGTATTTTGCGCTTTTTTACTGCCGGTATTGCTCACTATGCAGATGCTAAAGTTGCAGCATCCTCGCTATGCATCACTTTGGGGTCAGTTAATTGTTTTTATGGGATCATTTTTAACCATTACCAACCCACCGGATTATGACTTTAGTAGTTATATTAATGATGACTTCGGCAAGCTGGCCGGAGTTATTCTTGCCGGTGCTGCCTTTCAAATATTAAGACCAAGTTCCGATAAGGTGAAAAGCCGCCGAATCATTCGGGCATTACGTCGTGATTTTATGGGGCAACTAAGTCAGAAACCCTCTCAAACCGAGAGCTATTTCGAGTCTATGGTTTATCATCGCATTAGTCAGCTAACACAAAGTAAAGATGAGCAGGTTCGTATTTGGGTGTTACGTTGGGGTGTTGTTTTGCTTAACTGTAGTCACGTTGTTTGGCAACTGCGCGAATGGGAAATTCGTTCGGATCCATTGGTGGTGGTACGAGAAGTTTGTATTCGCTGTTTAAAAGGCATCATGACGGAAAAAGGCGTTCAACAACGCTCGCTGGAAGTCGCATTAGAAGAGTTATTAAAGATGAGTACCGTTCTTTCCCGCCATCACGATGCCTCTGCCAGAGAATTAGCCGGATTGATTTGGCGTCTTTACTGCTCCCTGTCTCAACTACAACAAGCCAGCAGCGGCATGCCGGGCACTTTATCAGAACAAACTAAACCTGTTTGA
- a CDS encoding dihydrodipicolinate synthase family protein has translation MIRPSGIYSAMLTPWKNGVPDLAELRKIVDFQIEAGLTGLFPVSSVGESGLMSFEQKCALMETVIDQAAGRVPVWCGIPASTAQESIALGKFAKEKGAAGLVLMPPVFYRHSSEVIVATMKQIIESTTLPVCLYNIPFFADAITPAMVAELAQLPNVVGIKDSGGNAVEFMQMLSLCGEVNPQFNVLTGREEFLYPSLKAGGKGCMTATAGVLPEVMVKIYRLTMEGKDQQAHQLQMAALPVMMMLSSLPFPLGYKLGMEIRGFNMGETPFPQVDSVKEKANSIKNKLEKALQQLLNIAN, from the coding sequence ATGATTCGACCTTCTGGTATTTATAGCGCGATGCTGACTCCGTGGAAGAATGGAGTGCCTGATTTAGCGGAACTCAGAAAGATTGTTGATTTTCAAATCGAAGCGGGATTAACCGGTCTATTTCCGGTGAGCTCGGTTGGGGAATCCGGGCTGATGTCGTTTGAACAGAAGTGTGCGCTGATGGAAACGGTTATCGACCAGGCCGCCGGGCGAGTTCCGGTATGGTGCGGTATACCAGCCAGTACAGCACAGGAAAGTATTGCGTTGGGAAAATTTGCCAAAGAAAAGGGCGCGGCGGGTTTGGTTTTAATGCCTCCGGTTTTTTATCGCCATTCTTCAGAAGTGATTGTTGCCACGATGAAACAGATTATCGAAAGCACAACGCTACCGGTATGTCTGTATAACATTCCATTCTTTGCCGATGCGATTACACCAGCAATGGTCGCGGAGCTGGCGCAGTTACCAAATGTTGTAGGTATCAAAGACTCGGGCGGTAACGCCGTTGAATTTATGCAGATGCTCTCGCTCTGCGGTGAAGTTAACCCACAGTTTAACGTATTAACCGGACGTGAAGAGTTTCTTTATCCATCGCTAAAAGCGGGTGGAAAAGGCTGTATGACGGCAACGGCCGGTGTATTACCTGAAGTTATGGTGAAAATTTATCGACTGACAATGGAAGGAAAAGATCAACAGGCTCATCAATTACAAATGGCGGCACTGCCAGTCATGATGATGCTGTCTTCATTACCATTTCCACTGGGTTACAAACTGGGAATGGAAATAAGAGGATTCAACATGGGGGAAACACCATTCCCACAGGTTGATTCAGTAAAAGAAAAGGCTAACTCAATAAAAAATAAACTAGAGAAAGCCCTGCAACAACTTCTAAATATTGCCAACTAG
- a CDS encoding autotransporter outer membrane beta-barrel domain-containing protein: MDRSLYKKEYQGKFSGKISKSILQNQLAMSGLLSVSVLFFPPFALSQDIGSQSSQTIVLNDGDNIRADLENNGTLYGVLNRYSTQASINLANDVTITAEKLTGQAKGVIVDGTNSTLTANRLTVNSKGLTSTGIDIGGSKNNINLGTGSKITVEGTNDVQANGLSVSGASILKADALSIETKGGNGIGVSVNNQGTLVDLGWGSSITTNGRGSFGLYIFGANGNAANGPASFKATELTIDTQGYSAYGINAQKNSVIDLGQGSTINTAGNYATGIWNWGILKADALTINATGADSIGIETREGGTVTVGANSHISSELAGGIIASGNGAIVDFTGTESARNTIFSGGSYGASAQGSGSAIHLYNTDVTIDRRGALGLGLWTLSGGVITADNLTVNGAAATRGVYAMTNSQIDLTGNTTIAMANPLDMAIATQHNDGYAASRINASGKMTIDGGILSRGGLININMASGSRWTGQAYSDGVNGGALNIAMTNSRWNMIADSNLDNLTLNNSTVDFAEDKTGSLLTVNQLSGNGNFIMRTDIVGDGDGINNSGDKLVVTGSSSGAHTLTILNRGSLATSGNEVLTVVETADGQATFASSSQVELGGYLYDVRKAGNNWELYSSGVYVPPPEPEPEPQPEPEPDPDPNPLPPDPNPAPNPEPEITTTADAGANFLNVGYLLNYAEIQTLLQRMGDLRQNNEHGDMWLRGYAGKFDSFSGAKLSRFDMNYNGVQIGVDKRISQELPLFIGTFMGQTRGSPNYTSGDGTVESSHMGLYTSFMAPSGLYFDGVAKYTRLKNQFNVLDSQNNHVNGSGSSGGVSFSLESGQKFSLNQPGNGFYIEPQLQFTYSHQDATRIKAANGLIVDLGSYESMIGRAGAVVGYEILSGNNTVNVYVKTGYLREFSGDAGYRLNGSLEDHTFKGNWWNNGIGASAQINKQHTLYLDLDSASGNKFNQRQINGGYRFSF; encoded by the coding sequence CTCAAAAAGTATCTTACAGAATCAGTTAGCTATGAGTGGCTTACTGAGCGTTAGCGTACTATTTTTTCCACCGTTTGCTCTGTCACAGGATATTGGCAGTCAATCTTCTCAAACGATAGTACTGAACGATGGAGATAACATCAGGGCCGATCTTGAGAATAACGGTACCTTATATGGTGTATTGAACCGCTATAGCACACAGGCTTCAATTAATCTGGCAAATGATGTCACCATTACAGCTGAAAAACTAACGGGTCAGGCTAAAGGTGTCATTGTTGATGGCACCAACTCAACCCTGACGGCAAATCGCTTAACGGTCAACAGTAAAGGCTTGACCAGTACCGGTATTGATATTGGTGGTAGTAAAAATAATATCAATTTAGGTACCGGTAGCAAAATTACCGTTGAGGGAACTAACGACGTACAAGCTAACGGTCTTAGTGTTAGTGGAGCATCAATACTGAAAGCAGATGCTTTATCTATCGAGACTAAAGGCGGTAATGGTATTGGTGTTAGTGTGAATAACCAGGGAACATTAGTAGATCTTGGTTGGGGAAGTTCAATTACCACCAATGGACGCGGTAGCTTTGGTCTGTATATTTTTGGTGCCAACGGTAATGCTGCTAATGGACCTGCCAGTTTTAAAGCCACTGAACTCACTATTGATACCCAAGGCTATAGCGCTTATGGCATCAACGCTCAGAAAAATTCTGTAATTGACTTAGGTCAGGGCAGTACGATTAATACCGCCGGAAACTATGCTACAGGCATATGGAACTGGGGGATACTTAAGGCTGATGCGTTAACTATCAATGCAACGGGAGCAGACAGTATCGGTATTGAAACTCGTGAAGGTGGTACCGTTACCGTTGGAGCAAACAGCCATATCTCATCAGAATTAGCTGGTGGAATAATCGCTTCTGGCAATGGCGCTATCGTCGATTTCACCGGTACTGAATCAGCCCGAAATACTATTTTCTCCGGTGGCTCCTATGGCGCTTCGGCACAAGGTTCAGGCTCTGCCATTCACTTATATAATACCGATGTCACCATTGATCGTCGTGGTGCGTTAGGACTGGGGCTTTGGACATTGAGTGGTGGTGTAATAACGGCAGATAATCTGACGGTTAACGGTGCTGCGGCAACACGTGGCGTTTATGCCATGACCAATAGCCAGATTGATTTGACGGGTAATACTACCATTGCGATGGCCAATCCGTTAGATATGGCAATAGCCACCCAGCATAATGACGGTTATGCAGCCAGCCGGATTAACGCCTCAGGAAAAATGACCATTGATGGTGGTATTCTTTCCCGCGGAGGCCTGATCAATATAAATATGGCATCTGGTTCTCGCTGGACGGGACAAGCCTACAGTGACGGCGTTAATGGTGGTGCTTTAAATATTGCCATGACCAATAGTCGCTGGAACATGATTGCTGACTCTAATCTGGATAATCTAACGCTAAATAACAGTACCGTTGATTTTGCTGAAGATAAAACCGGTTCTTTATTAACGGTTAATCAGCTAAGTGGCAATGGTAACTTTATCATGCGAACGGATATCGTAGGTGATGGCGATGGCATCAATAACTCCGGCGATAAACTAGTGGTTACCGGCAGCAGTAGTGGTGCCCATACATTGACAATTCTCAATCGTGGTAGTCTGGCAACCAGCGGTAATGAAGTATTGACCGTAGTGGAAACTGCCGATGGTCAGGCGACTTTTGCCAGTTCATCACAGGTTGAACTGGGTGGCTATTTATATGACGTGCGTAAAGCAGGGAATAACTGGGAGCTATACTCTTCTGGTGTTTACGTTCCTCCACCAGAACCTGAGCCTGAACCGCAACCTGAGCCTGAACCCGATCCGGATCCAAATCCACTGCCGCCAGATCCTAACCCGGCACCGAATCCCGAGCCGGAAATAACCACCACCGCTGATGCCGGTGCTAATTTCCTGAACGTGGGCTATTTGTTGAATTATGCGGAGATCCAAACGCTGCTACAGCGCATGGGAGATTTGCGACAAAACAATGAACACGGCGATATGTGGCTAAGAGGCTATGCAGGGAAGTTTGACTCTTTCTCCGGTGCAAAACTGAGCCGTTTTGATATGAATTACAACGGGGTACAGATTGGCGTTGATAAGCGAATATCTCAGGAACTACCACTGTTTATTGGTACGTTTATGGGGCAAACGCGAGGTAGTCCAAACTATACCAGCGGTGATGGCACGGTAGAATCGAGCCATATGGGGTTATATACCAGCTTTATGGCACCTTCAGGGTTATATTTTGATGGTGTGGCAAAATACACTCGCCTGAAGAATCAGTTTAATGTGCTTGATAGCCAGAATAATCATGTTAACGGTAGCGGCAGTTCCGGTGGCGTAAGCTTTTCACTGGAATCTGGTCAGAAATTTAGTCTGAATCAACCGGGGAATGGTTTTTATATCGAACCTCAGTTGCAGTTCACTTATAGCCATCAGGACGCCACCAGAATCAAAGCGGCAAATGGATTGATTGTTGATCTTGGTAGCTATGAATCAATGATTGGGCGCGCCGGAGCGGTTGTTGGTTATGAAATATTAAGCGGTAATAATACGGTTAATGTTTATGTTAAAACTGGCTATTTGCGTGAATTCTCCGGAGATGCGGGTTATCGTTTAAATGGTTCTTTGGAAGACCATACCTTCAAAGGCAACTGGTGGAATAATGGTATTGGTGCCAGCGCTCAGATAAATAAGCAACATACCCTTTATCTGGATCTGGATAGTGCCAGCGGGAATAAATTTAACCAACGTCAGATTAACGGCGGTTATCGTTTTAGTTTCTAA
- a CDS encoding MFS transporter gives MTTVLNTAVTKTRWRLVPFMLTLYILAFLDRANIGFAKQSYQLDTGLSNEAYALGAGIFFIAYACLGAPANLLMKKFGARKWIGVTTLCWGVLSSAMAFCDTEWKFLTVRTLLGAAEAGFFPGMIYLTSQWFPQRTRASVMGLFYMGAPLALTLGSPLSGALLEMHGFAGHPGWFWMFMIEGALAVMAGFWTFWYLDDNLEKARFLTAEEKKALIEQITSEESKKQTSRLMDAIKNVQVWHLAIIYMLIQISVYGLIFFLPTQVAALMGTTVGFKASMVAAIPWIAAMFGTYYIPRYSDRTGNRRNLAALTLAIAGIGIGVSAFASPVVAIIALCFAAAGFIAVQPVYWTMPTSMLSGVALAAGIGFVNMFGAIGGFLAPLIRVKAETVMNNSMAGLLTLAVLTIVGAIVIMALKKDKVANATTGAVAEVK, from the coding sequence ATGACTACGGTTCTCAACACGGCTGTAACTAAAACAAGGTGGCGTCTGGTTCCCTTTATGCTGACGCTGTATATTTTGGCCTTTTTGGATCGCGCCAATATTGGTTTTGCCAAGCAGTCTTATCAGTTAGATACCGGTTTAAGTAATGAAGCTTATGCGCTGGGCGCAGGTATCTTCTTTATTGCTTATGCCTGTCTGGGAGCACCAGCCAATCTGTTAATGAAAAAATTTGGTGCCAGAAAATGGATTGGTGTCACCACGCTATGCTGGGGTGTTTTATCTTCTGCCATGGCTTTTTGTGATACTGAATGGAAATTTCTGACGGTTCGTACGTTATTAGGGGCGGCTGAAGCAGGCTTCTTCCCGGGAATGATCTACCTGACCTCTCAATGGTTTCCACAGCGCACCCGGGCTAGTGTGATGGGGCTATTCTATATGGGTGCTCCGCTGGCATTAACGCTGGGTTCACCGCTGTCAGGTGCATTATTGGAAATGCACGGTTTTGCCGGACATCCGGGCTGGTTTTGGATGTTTATGATTGAAGGGGCTCTGGCCGTTATGGCTGGGTTCTGGACCTTCTGGTATCTGGATGACAATCTGGAGAAAGCGCGTTTTCTAACTGCTGAAGAGAAAAAAGCGTTAATCGAGCAGATAACCAGCGAAGAGTCGAAGAAACAAACGTCAAGACTGATGGATGCGATTAAGAATGTGCAGGTATGGCATCTGGCTATTATCTATATGCTGATTCAGATTAGTGTATATGGTCTGATTTTCTTCCTGCCAACTCAGGTTGCAGCATTGATGGGTACTACAGTAGGCTTTAAAGCTTCGATGGTGGCAGCTATCCCATGGATTGCGGCGATGTTCGGAACTTACTACATTCCTCGCTATTCCGACAGAACTGGAAACCGTCGTAATCTGGCAGCACTTACGCTGGCGATTGCGGGTATCGGTATCGGTGTATCCGCATTTGCCTCACCGGTCGTGGCCATTATTGCTCTGTGTTTTGCTGCCGCAGGTTTTATTGCGGTACAACCGGTGTACTGGACGATGCCAACCAGTATGTTGTCAGGCGTAGCACTGGCCGCCGGGATTGGGTTCGTCAATATGTTCGGTGCGATTGGTGGCTTCCTGGCACCGCTAATTCGAGTCAAAGCTGAAACAGTAATGAATAACTCCATGGCGGGTCTGCTGACGTTGGCTGTATTGACTATTGTGGGAGCCATAGTAATTATGGCGCTGAAGAAAGACAAAGTTGCCAATGCCACAACGGGAGCTGTTGCTGAGGTGAAGTGA
- a CDS encoding IS1 family transposase: MKENLPVCHHCSKIDSVRKHGLARSGVQRYYCTSCKRTFQVRYIYLGNETNILRQVKALLDEGKSRVEISQVLGVSQGIIDRHIYLITLEEEEKIGA; the protein is encoded by the coding sequence ATGAAGGAAAATCTGCCTGTTTGTCACCACTGCAGTAAGATAGACAGCGTCCGTAAGCATGGATTAGCGCGCTCCGGGGTGCAGCGCTACTATTGCACATCCTGTAAAAGAACGTTTCAGGTTCGTTATATATATCTGGGAAATGAAACTAACATTTTGCGTCAGGTTAAGGCCTTGCTGGATGAAGGAAAGAGCAGGGTAGAAATCAGCCAGGTACTAGGGGTCAGTCAGGGAATTATCGACCGTCACATATACTTAATTACGCTGGAAGAAGAAGAAAAGATTGGGGCATAA
- the rhmD gene encoding L-rhamnonate dehydratase, whose amino-acid sequence MNLPKIKQVRAYFMGGATAAKGSGGADYHDQGDKHWIDDHIATPMSKYKQYEQSRQSFGINVLGTLIVEVEAENGVKGFAVSTGGEMGCFIVEKHLNRFIEGKCVSDIKLINDQMMNATMYYSGSGGLVMNTISCVDLALWDLFGKVVDLPVYKLLGGAVRDEIQFYATGARPDLAKGLGFIGGKMPTHWGPHDGDAGIRKDAAMVADMREKCGPDFWLMLDCWMSQDVNYATKLAHACAPYNLKWIEECLPPQQYEGYAELKRNAPPGMLVTSGEHHGTLQSFRTLSETGIDIMQPDVGWCGGLTTLLEIAAIAKSRGQLVVPHGSSVYSHHAVITFTNTPFSEFLMTSPDCSTMRPQFDPILLNEPVPVNGRMHKSVLDKPGFGVELNPACNLTRPYTH is encoded by the coding sequence ATGAACTTACCTAAAATCAAACAGGTTAGAGCCTATTTTATGGGTGGAGCGACCGCAGCGAAGGGTTCTGGCGGAGCTGATTATCATGACCAGGGAGATAAACACTGGATTGACGATCATATTGCTACACCAATGAGTAAATATAAGCAGTATGAGCAATCCCGTCAGTCATTTGGGATTAACGTACTGGGTACATTGATTGTTGAAGTAGAAGCTGAAAATGGCGTGAAAGGCTTTGCCGTTTCAACCGGCGGTGAAATGGGATGTTTTATCGTAGAAAAACATCTGAACCGCTTTATTGAAGGTAAATGCGTGTCGGATATCAAATTGATTAACGATCAAATGATGAACGCCACCATGTATTATTCTGGCTCGGGCGGTCTGGTAATGAATACCATCTCCTGTGTCGATCTGGCGTTATGGGATCTGTTCGGGAAAGTAGTTGATCTACCGGTGTATAAGCTTTTAGGTGGTGCAGTACGTGATGAAATTCAGTTTTACGCCACCGGAGCTCGTCCTGATCTGGCGAAAGGGCTGGGTTTCATTGGTGGGAAAATGCCGACCCATTGGGGACCACATGATGGTGATGCAGGTATTCGCAAAGATGCGGCTATGGTCGCTGATATGCGTGAGAAATGTGGCCCTGATTTCTGGCTGATGCTGGACTGCTGGATGAGTCAGGACGTGAACTATGCGACTAAACTGGCTCATGCCTGTGCGCCATATAATCTGAAATGGATAGAAGAGTGCCTGCCACCACAACAATATGAAGGATATGCTGAACTGAAACGTAACGCTCCTCCGGGAATGTTGGTTACCTCTGGCGAGCACCACGGTACATTACAATCGTTCCGTACCTTATCTGAAACTGGCATTGATATTATGCAGCCAGACGTTGGCTGGTGCGGTGGCTTAACCACATTACTGGAAATCGCCGCTATCGCTAAATCACGCGGTCAACTGGTGGTGCCACATGGTTCATCTGTCTACTCACATCATGCGGTAATCACGTTTACCAATACGCCGTTCAGTGAATTCCTGATGACCAGTCCGGATTGTTCAACCATGCGTCCGCAGTTTGACCCAATTCTGCTGAATGAGCCGGTACCGGTTAATGGGCGTATGCATAAATCAGTACTGGATAAACCAGGTTTCGGTGTTGAATTGAATCCGGCGTGTAACTTAACCCGACCTTACACGCACTGA
- a CDS encoding IclR family transcriptional regulator: protein MEMDKKSKVPALTRALDILNFVAENGHCTVTDIATNLALPKSSLYLMIDELRNLRLLAQSEDGSLRLGLKLMELGSRSVEQLDLRRIAKDYLTQLMLETGLVCHLGILDDNDPIYLLKVDSKSTIQVRSWEGKRLSLYSSALGKCLLAWISVERQKALISVIEFKVVTPYTLTSEEALVNELALIRQRGWSFDNQEDLLNIQCISAPIFDSSNKIIAAISAVGTTLQVNENNLQMLAERVMHAAELISKELGHSHK, encoded by the coding sequence ATGGAAATGGATAAAAAATCGAAAGTCCCCGCGTTAACCAGAGCGCTCGATATTCTCAACTTTGTTGCAGAAAATGGTCATTGCACGGTAACGGATATTGCAACCAATCTGGCGCTGCCAAAAAGCTCGCTGTATCTAATGATTGATGAACTGAGAAATCTTCGATTACTGGCACAAAGTGAAGATGGTTCTCTGCGTTTAGGGCTGAAATTGATGGAGCTGGGCAGTCGCTCCGTTGAACAACTGGACCTGCGTCGTATCGCTAAAGACTACCTCACCCAATTAATGCTGGAGACTGGATTAGTTTGTCATTTGGGTATTCTGGATGATAACGACCCGATTTATCTACTGAAGGTAGACTCCAAAAGCACTATTCAGGTGCGCTCATGGGAAGGGAAGCGCCTTTCGTTATATAGCTCAGCATTGGGTAAATGTTTATTAGCCTGGATAAGTGTTGAGCGGCAAAAAGCATTAATTTCTGTCATTGAGTTCAAAGTCGTCACACCTTACACCTTAACCTCAGAAGAAGCGCTGGTGAATGAGCTGGCTCTTATTCGGCAGCGGGGCTGGAGCTTCGATAATCAGGAAGATTTACTGAATATCCAGTGTATTTCTGCCCCGATATTTGATTCATCCAACAAAATTATCGCCGCGATTTCAGCGGTAGGAACCACTTTGCAAGTTAATGAAAACAATTTGCAGATGTTAGCGGAAAGAGTAATGCATGCAGCAGAGCTGATTTCCAAAGAGCTGGGCCATAGTCACAAGTAA
- a CDS encoding DUF1656 domain-containing protein has protein sequence MDIGLINKNSALSDLVFGASLYFPPIFKALFLGFIIWLLVHRVIRDWLYSGDIWHPTLTDLSIFIIAVSGSMWMLTHW, from the coding sequence GTGGATATTGGTTTAATAAATAAAAACAGCGCATTATCCGACCTGGTGTTCGGCGCTTCTCTTTACTTCCCCCCAATATTTAAAGCACTTTTTCTTGGTTTCATCATCTGGCTATTAGTTCACCGAGTCATTCGCGACTGGCTATATTCTGGCGATATCTGGCATCCTACCCTGACGGACCTCTCTATCTTTATTATTGCCGTCAGCGGATCTATGTGGATGTTAACCCATTGGTAA
- a CDS encoding efflux RND transporter periplasmic adaptor subunit, translated as MKINVIKYFSTVIIFAIALSAGWWLWNYYMQSPWTRDAKIRAELVNITPEVSGKLMLVNAADNQMVKKGDLLFTLDSSAYQIEVDKAEGALAKALSDLGKANHEAGRRGRLSGGVISKEELDDANLNVQAMQANYKAAQASLNQAKWNLAHTNIYAPTDGYLTNLQIRVGSYATSGTPLVALVDIHSFYVMGYFEETKLSHIKPGYAASITLYNGNTPLSGEVESIGRAISDQSVDGNIDMLMNVKPNVPWVRLAQRVPVRIKLTKVPENVLLIAGTTCSVSIHQ; from the coding sequence ATGAAGATTAATGTCATAAAATACTTCTCTACGGTCATTATTTTTGCCATTGCATTAAGTGCCGGCTGGTGGCTATGGAATTACTATATGCAATCTCCCTGGACGCGCGATGCTAAAATCAGGGCTGAGTTAGTCAATATTACCCCTGAAGTTTCAGGTAAGTTGATGCTGGTTAATGCCGCTGATAATCAGATGGTAAAAAAAGGTGATTTGTTGTTTACCCTTGATTCCAGCGCTTACCAGATTGAAGTCGATAAAGCCGAAGGGGCATTAGCCAAAGCACTATCAGATTTAGGCAAAGCCAATCATGAGGCTGGACGTCGCGGTCGCTTAAGTGGTGGTGTTATATCTAAAGAAGAGCTGGATGATGCCAATTTAAACGTCCAGGCTATGCAGGCAAACTATAAAGCCGCACAGGCCAGCCTCAATCAGGCTAAATGGAATCTGGCCCATACCAATATTTATGCTCCAACGGATGGTTATCTGACTAATTTACAAATTCGTGTCGGCAGCTATGCCACATCAGGCACGCCTTTAGTTGCTCTGGTCGACATTCACTCTTTTTATGTAATGGGCTATTTTGAAGAGACTAAGCTAAGCCATATTAAGCCTGGCTATGCTGCCAGCATTACTCTGTATAACGGTAATACTCCGTTAAGTGGCGAAGTGGAAAGTATTGGTCGGGCGATTTCAGATCAAAGTGTTGATGGCAATATCGATATGCTAATGAATGTTAAACCAAACGTTCCCTGGGTTCGTCTGGCTCAACGTGTTCCCGTCAGAATAAAGCTTACCAAGGTTCCTGAAAATGTTCTGTTAATTGCCGGAACCACCTGCTCTGTATCTATTCATCAATAG